Genomic DNA from Gossypium hirsutum isolate 1008001.06 chromosome A01, Gossypium_hirsutum_v2.1, whole genome shotgun sequence:
TATGTTTGGATTGTATTAAACCTAGAGAAAGGAAATGGAAGGAAAGTAACACCCTTTTCCTTATTTGGATAGTTTCTTCTCTCCCTTGGGTTACTTCAGTTTTAATTACTCCATTTGGGAGAatagttaaagaaaaaaattaaagttactTTTAATTTATCTTCTTAAATCTTTTACatgaattattttaatcaatcatTGTAATCAATCATTCtcttaattaaacaaaaattatagttttttttattttacttaattaattttatctatccaaataaaataaatacacataatatattcttttatttaattttccccCTTTCTTTTATAGATTTTTATCCAAATATAAAGTTAGTGTTGCAAGGTTGAATCATGTTTTGCGATTTGGGAACCAACCTGCTCATTATTTGGCAAAGTTTGTCTGGGGGGTGTCGTGATGGTAGTGTCTCGTAGAGAAGTCAACCTCTTCCTTGTAGTCCATGGATTTGTATTGACATTGATTCTATTAATAATGATTTTTTCGGTGCACTCTTTTTTCACTTTAGAATGGTTTTTAACAAGACatcgttttttataaaaaaaatatttactttaaaattttaaaaatattaagatttttaatattattaaatatacatattaaataattattaatataattattattttattattttattaaaactatttaaaattacaattttattttaataataaaatataacattaataataattttaaaatttaaatagtatttttaatattttatcaagaatattttaataataaatatatagaattataattttacagttatttagtaataattttttataatataaaatataaatattttagtagTATAAATACGGATATTTATCTAAATCCTATTTAACTTTATTTATCCTTCCGGGTCCAATGTTATGTGCTGCTATCCGCTTTTATATATGAtctcaaatttcaattttaattaggcattaattatataaaacaatatagttattataagataaattttagtaaaatttattatatttaaaaaaaaagggtttttggAAAGCTGCAGTGAAACAAACATAGTGTAAGAGAAGTGGTAACTCATTCAAGCAGACAAGTGGAACAACAGAGCATGTTTGTGTAAGATATTCTTTGTTACTGTTTAGTTTTGAAATGGCAATATCTACATCCGGTAGAAGACATGAGTTCTAGGATTAGAAAGAGTGAGAAAGAGGGGAATTATGGCAAAGAATGgatgcctttttcttttttctttttccaacgTATGAAAAATATCTAATTCTTTGAGATATTCCTTTTGATAATTTATTGCGAGTTTTTACCATTAAACGACAGCTCTTCACGTCGTACCACATTTCGACCTTAATTTCCACGGTCGTGGCGTATTACGCACCCGTCTACCTTAATCAGTTCTCACCTCGCATAGCGCAACCAAAGCGAAAAAAAGTAATAACGAAAAACAAAAAACTGCAGCAAGGGTTTTCCTCTGGTTCTCTTCTCTCTTTCGACTTTCACTGATCATCCATGGCTCATACCTCTGCTTCCGATTCCCGCCTCCTCCTCACCGTCAACCCTTCCCATCCGATCTCCAAAGGTAGTTTACCTCACCGATTTCCTTTCCCCTTCTACCATTAAGTGATTAACATCTTCTTACATTCTTCTTCTCTAAAACCCTACCTCTTACCGTTTCTTCTTTTACTCATTTCTTTCTGATATTTAAATGCATTATTGTAGATTCAGTGGTTTTACGAGATTGCTTTGTGcgtgttttttttcttaatattttttagtttgtTGCTTCGAAGCTAGGGTTTTTGTTTTATCATCTggaaggtttttcttttctctcctttttttctcTGGTGCCATTTTTTTGCGGTTAAGCACGGCACACTTTAGTTTCCGACTTACcgttcttgatatatatatatatatatttcaatttgaaAAGTACGATGTGATAAGGCGTAGTGAAGTagttcaatttattttttctttttcagattAGTTCAACTCAAAACTAGTATTAGACTTTCTTTTATTGCGCTTTTTTTTTTCAGTCTTGATTTAAATGCTatgatttatgtgattaattatataaaaaaattgcataGTTGTTTATTCCATTTATAAATGGCACCTTAGCATTGTACTTACAATTGATCGTGCAATTtgtcttgttagctgcttcattAATGCATTTTATTGAGAAATTCCTTTGGCTTTTTATTAGTTTGAAATGCTGCTTGTGAAAGTAGGCTTCCTAAATTATGCCTTTCTAGACTTAAcgcatttttttttcattgttcCGTGCTTCTGTTTTTCATATTCAATGATGAATCAACGTGGCAGTTTCAAGAGGCAAGTTCAGTAATTTACCAGAAAATGTGTGTATTCAATAAAATTCTGGGCTTGAGGCATTTCTAATGACTTGTTGCGTACTGTCTTTGAATGGGACTAAGCATTTTGATTTCAAATACTTGCTTTGAATAGCTGCCATGTTTCTAATTGATGCTTCTGATTATTTTATGTAGATGTTCAAGGATCTGACAATGCTATTCCGCTTTCACCACAATGGCTTCTTTCAAAGCCAGGGGAGAATAAGCCCGGAATAGGAACTATGGtatgttattattgttgttgtgtACTGATTCATGGTGTCCTTGTTCATTTATAGACGGGTTTAATGTTGTGTGAAGGCTTTCTCCATCCTTCTATCAACATACAGTTCTCATCTCAATAATTAGTTAATGTTCTGTTTAATATTCTTACTCTCTCAAACTCCCCCCTTAATTTTAAATCATCCATGCAGGAAAATCATTCTGTGCCATATCCTTCTCATGGAGGTCGCTCTGAAGTCATGAAGCCGTCTGGAAATGGCGAGGGGATGCATGATACCCCAAAGAAGGATGTCTTTAGACCATCCTTACTTGATATGGAAACTGGCCGCCGAGACCGCTGGCGTGATGAAGAACGAGATACCCATTCATCTCTGCTCAAAGATCACTGGAGGGATGGAGATAAAGAGCTCAGTGACACCCACAGGGTTGATCGATTGGTAGATAACTTGCCTTCAAGACAATTTGGAGAAGCACGCCGTGCACCGACTGAGCGGTGGACTGATTCAGGTAACAGGGACTCAAATTATGATCAAAAGCGTGAGAGCAAATGGAGCACACGCTGGGGACCTGATGATAAAAACAATGAAAGGTCACGAGATAAGTGGGCAGACTCTGGTAGAGATGGTGATATGCCTCTTGACAAAGGGTTGCCTCATCTTTCCAGTCATGGGAAGGATGTGAGAGAGGGGGATCACTATCGCCCATGGAGATCCACCTCTTCTCAGAGTCGAGGAAGGGGAGAGCCTCCCCATCACCAAGCGCTAACTCCAAGCAAGCAGGTTCCCACATTTTCTTATGGCCGGGGACGTGGAGAAAGTCACCCTTCAACATTTTCTGCTGGCCGTGGAAGGGGAAGTTCTGGTGGAAATTCAGGGGCTAGTATACCTTCTCATCATCAAACTCTGGGAACCATATCTGACAAGGGTGAAATTGACCATGGAGAGCCATCCCCTTTACAGTATAGTAGGAAAAAAATGCTTGACTTATATATGAGGACCGACTTGAGAATTTACCAAAAACTCATAGAAGAGCTTCTATCAGTGCCTTCACTTACACAAAATGAACCATTGGAACCTCTAGCTCTTTGTGCTCCTAATTCTGATGAAAtggtaattattttatttttaatgtattaggATGGTAAACCTTGATCTAGAGTCCTCAGTTGATTTCATTGCTTCTTTGATAGCTTGTTCTAAAGGGAATAGACAGAGGGGACATAACAAGTAGTGGTTCTCCTCAGATGCCTAAAGATGGGCCTGCCAGCCGGAACTCTACAGAGTATACTCATCCAAGAAGAAACAAGATTGGTATTCAGCAAGTGCACCTTATATTCTACTgtcaatttgtttatattttgaaatttgaagtaGTGTCTAATTTCTGCTGGAACATGTTTATGCAGGCAGTAGAGAAGATATACCACCTGCTGTTGATGATTGTAAAGAAGAAAGTTCTGACATTCCAAACAGCAATTATTCACAGCTTGAAAAGCATAAGGGATACCCAGATACTAAGTTCAAATATGAAGGTATAATTACATAAACCAATTAATCCTGTATTTGGTAACACCTCTGGCAACCATCTTGCAATTACTTAATTGGATGTGAGAAGTATTCTGAATTGAAGCTTTTGAACCATATGGGAAATTATATCGGgctacttttaaaaaattaatgcaACAGCCGACATGGTTTGGAATAAAAAGAAGACTCAGGTAGCCAACTGGAATCAATTTGTCTGTGGGGGTTAAGGGCTAGTTGAGTTTTGATGAGGAATGCAATAATCACATTGTGGATTACAATTTTGTGTTCAATGGATTGCTTATTTATTTTCCGTGATTGGGACTTTGTTCATACTAAAGTTCAGCATTTCTGTTGTTTGAAATCCAATGCACTAAACTGTATTCTATAGATTTGATATATTACTCTCCTTTGTCAACTTGCACTTATTTGATTATGAGAATTGATCTTCTATTCATTTATGTTCTTGCAGACAATAGGGTTCTTTTCAAAAGGGATGAAGAGGTGCCCATAAGTAGGGAATCGAGCATACAAGTGCCCAACTCTGTTAATCTTGGCACCATGTGGCGAACCTCTTCATTTGGGGAACGATCACCTCCAGTCACACATGACTGGAAGGAGATTCCAAATGATGCCAGGTCAAGAACCCCTGACATGAGCTGGTCACAACCACAGAAAGATATGATTAACCAACGAGAAAGTAATGTGATGAATTCATCCTATGCTAGAGATGAAGCAAATTGGCAATCTAGTGAGGATCCTATCCTTACGAGGCAGCCATCTGGAATTTTGGTGAGGGAACCTGAACCTAGGAAGCTGACTGCTCCGGAGGACCTTATTCTTCACTATAAAGATCCTCAAGGTGAAATTCAAGGCCCCTTTTCAGGGATTGATATTATAAGCTGGTTTGAGGCAGGGTATTTTGGGTTAGATTTGGAAGTTCGGCTAGCTAGTGCACCCAAGGACTCACCATTTTCCTTACTTGGTGATGTAATGCCCCACTTGCGAGCTAAAGCACGTCCACCACCTGGATTTGGTGTGCCAAAACAGGGTGAACTCTCTGATTTGTCAAGCAGACCAAATTACAGTAGCCCTGGAAAAGTTCATGCTGGTGCAAGTGAGATCAATATGATCAGAAATGAGCCAAGGCAAGCAACAGAAGCTGAAAATAGATTTTTGGAGTCACTCATGTCTGGTGGTATGAGCAATCCATCCCAAGGTTGGGACTTTACATAGAGACACTAtcgcatatttatttatttataatatataatttttgtttgCTGAACTCTGAAGGTATAGTTCTAGGGTTCTAATCCGAAAGAATCTCCTCCACAGtttaatcaaattttcttttattattttctaacaGCCTGCCTGATTTCTTGGATGGTTTTGCTTTCAGGCCTGCAAGGATATGTTCCAAACAATCCTAGTAGCATTCCGCCATCTGGAATAGAAAATGGGAGTGACCTCTATCTGTTGGGCCGGAGAATGACACTGGAACGGCAAATGTCTTTGCCAAAACCCTACCCTTATTGGCAGGGGAGAGATGGTGCATCTTTAGTTCCAAAGCCGGATATCATCTCTGAGTCACCCACACGCCATGCAAAACTCCTCCCTTCATTGACTGACAACACTCCTCAGCTGCCTCCACAAGCTGCTGATTTAATGTCCATCCTCCAAGGATTACCTGACAGGTCTGCTCCTGGAGTAAACAACAGTGTCAGTGGTTGGGCAAATTTTCCTGCACACGGTGCATTAGATACTCATCAAGAGAAGATCGAGATACATCATGCTCAAAATTTTCCTAACCAAGTGTCGTTTGGGATCCAGCAACAAAGGCTGCAAGCACCAACCCCACCTTCCTTGACAAGTTTGCTTGGTCAAACTGTGGATAAGCCATCTGGAATTTTACAACCTGAGAAGTTTATCTCCACTTCATCTCAAGACCCCCAACTGCTAAATATGTTGCAACAGCAGTATTTAATGCAGCAGCTACAACCCCAGACACCAGTACCAACTCCACAGATGCTGCTGCTTGAAAAGATGATGTTGCTTAAGCAGCAACAGAAACTGGAGGAACAGCAACAGTTGTTGCGGCAACAACAATTGCTTTCACAGGTTTTGCAAGAACAATCGCAGCAGCATTTAAGTGAACCCTCTTTTGGACACTCACAGACTACCACAATACCAACAGGTAATTCATCCGTGGATCCGGCTCAACCTCAGTCATCACCACAGGATATTCTTCAGATTGGTTCGCAGATCCCGGGCAACCAAGATGAGCATGCCTATAATATGAACCTGTCTCAGCAAGTTTCCAGGGGTACCAGTTATGCTGTTAGTTCTGGGTCCCCACCTGTGCTTCTACCACAAGAGATGCTCAGTAGTATCAATTGTCAGAAGAGCTGGGGTACTAATGCACCAGAACTGGTAAATGGCATGCAACAGTCTTTACTGGTGAAAACAAATGTTGTTGAAAGCTCGCCCTCATTGGAAGTGAAATTATCTTCTCAGGAGGCTTCTCCTGTGCAAGAGCCCCTCCTAACGTCAGACAGCCATGCACTTACTGTGGAGCAGCCGCTGGAACGTGCTAAGAAGATTGATGAAATTGTGCCAGTTGTACACCCCATGAATGATGCAAACCGTGGAACCTTGGAGGGCCATGAAATTACTTCTGCTAGAACCTCTAAAACCGATACACCTATTAATGAGTGTGTTCAACCTACTGGTGCTATCGATGAACTGCAAGTTGGAAGAGAAAAAAGCAATGATCAGCCTTCTGTGGTGAGAGAAGTTAAGAATGTTGAAGCTCCTGAGGTAAGAAAAGCTTCAGAAAAGAAGTCTAGAAAGCAAAAATCTAGTAAATCACAAGCTTCAGACCCTGCAAAGGGACTTTCAAAGGCTTCCTCTTTGGTGCAATCAAAACCATCTGAAACTGTAGAGTCAGTTGTTGGTGACTCAAACACTGCTGGACATAAGATTGATGGGATGTCTCAAGGAAAGAAGGAAGAGAACAAATCCAGAAATGCTCCCATGGATTCTGACTATGCTAAAAGCTTTTCAGCTGCTAACGTTGGTGTTGTGGATGATGAAACCAAAGAACCTAAGGGTGAGATTCAACCTTCTAGTTCTTCCCCAATGCAGAACCCAACTGTACAGCCTGCTGTACGTGCTTGGAAACCTGCTCCTGGTTTCAAGGCAAAGTCATTATTGGAAATCCAACAGGAAGAACAGAGGAAGGCTCAAACTGAAATCGCAGTATCAGAGGTTACTTCTTCTGTCAACTCTCTAAGTGTGTCAACTCCATGGACTGGGGTTGTCTCTAGTTTAGAACCCGGAGTTTCTAGAGAATGTCAAAGAGATGCAGATATTTCTGAGTCAGCTATTGTGAAACCTGAAAGTTTAAATtcattgagtaaaaaaaattcatcaCTTGATCTGTTGCCAGAAGAAGTTTTGGCAAAATCAAGGGAAAGAGATGCCGATGTTCCTGGCACTACTACATCTGCCCATGTTACCACTACAATTGTGGAACCCACTGATAATGACAATTTTATTGAGGCTAAAGAAACTAAAAAGAGTCGGAAAAAGTCTGCCAAAGCAAAGGGCGTGGGAGCAAAAGTTTCAGGTATTCCAAATATTGCTGATGCTGTTCTTGTTAGTGCAAGTACTGTTGAGAAAGGCAAAAGTTCTCGTCCAGCACAGGCTGAGAAGGAATTATTGCCTTCAATTCCATCAGGTCCTTCTTTGGGAGATTTTGTACCTTGGAAAGAGGAACAAGTAAACCCTTCCCCTGCTCCAGCTTGGTCTGCTGATTCTAAGAAACTCCCTAAACCTACATCATTGCGAGACATCCAAAAGGAGCAGAAGAGGAATTCCTCTGTCCAGCCAACAAATCCAATAATGACTCCTCATAAATCCCAATCAAGTCAGTCAACCCCTGCTGGTGTTTCATCATGGTCCATCACTTCATCTTCACCTTCAAAGACTGCATCTCCACTCCAGATAAATTCTCATGCATCTCAGTCAAAATATAAAGGAGATGATGACCTTTTCTGGGGTCCAATTGATCACTCCAAGCAAGAAACGAAACAGTATGTCCTCTTCCCCTAGCACCCCTGCCTTTCTtaagaagaaaaaataataatgcatacatacatacatacacacactgACATTCATTTCTCTTTTTTACTCTTGTGAAGTATTTTTCTGACTTGCTAGGGTGAGTTGGAAAGGTTGGGTCTCTGGTTATTTTAGCTGCATTCTAGCCTGCAAAGATAACATACTTAAGCTTCCTTTGCAACTCCTTGTTATCCAGAGCAGCTAAGTAATGTGGTTAGAGGGTGGCTTTCTTctacttgaaattaaaatgagATACCGATTTCAACTTAACAATAAATATCCAAACTTTTGAGGTTCATTTTGCTATTTTTAATCCTATCTAAAATTATATTAAGTTATACCTCCATGTAAACTGATAGCATTAGAAAAGTTTATCCTTGCTGACTTGATGTTTAATGAGATTCAAATGTAATCACTATATGGGTATGTGAAAGTTATATTTTGTTGTAAACAGAGGTGATTTCCCACTTCTTGCAAATGCGGGCAGCCGGGGAACAAAAAGCACTCCTGCTAAAGGAACTGCAAGTGGGGCATTAAGTCGGCAAAAGTCAAGTGGCAGAGCTATTGACCGCTCTTTGTCATCCTCTCCTTCCTCTGCTCAGTCCTCCCTTAAAGGCAAAAGTGATATGTTGACAAAGCATTCTGGTAAGTCATTCTAGGATGAGTAATCGGTCTTTGTATGTTTGTTTTTTGTTTGACTGCCTCTTAAAAATTAGACGTCACAATGAATTTAACTATCATGCAGAGGCCATGGATTTCAGAGATTGGTGTGAGGGTGAATGTGTTAGGCTTATTGGGACAAAAGGTAAGGTATTTTGCTCCGCACTTCCAAAATTATCCCATTTTAGGTGGAGATGATGTTTGTATGTTTTATTCTTTTGGAAAAGTACAGATCacgtaaattttgattttggcttCTCTTTTCAAGCCTTAGATGATATCCTTTCAATTATTGCTTGTTCCAACTTTCTGAAGTTGTCGTGGTAGTATTGCTAGATGCAAAGCAGGTTGAATATTCATTGAATGTTGGCATTTTAACCTTGTgtcgcttttttttttttttaactcttttGCCAGATACAAGTTTCTTGGAATTTTGTTTGAAGCAATCTAGATCCGAGGCTGAGATACTTCTGGTAGAGAACCTTGGATCATTTGATCCAAATCACGAGTTCATTGAGAAATTTCTCAACTACAAGGAATTGCTACCAGCTGATGTGCTTGAGATTGCTTTTCAAAATAGATGTGACAGAAAGTTCATGGATATGGGCACTGGAAATGTGAACTCAGGCAGTACAAGTGTTGATAACTTAGACCAAGATGTTGGAGATGGGTCTTCTAAGGGAGGAGGCAAGAAGAAAGGGAAGAAAGGGAAGAAGGTGAGTCCGGCTGTTTTGGGATTCAATGTCGTCAGCAACCGGATTATGATGGGTGAGATTCAGACAGTAGAAGATTGATAAATCTTGACTTCTCTTTGAGATATCATAACATAGATTATTGAGACGTCGGGCTAGTTGTAAATACATTTGGCTTTACTCTTTGTAAATGTCCAGCTagggtttcattttttttttaacaatcttttaaCCATCTTAGGGAGCAGGAGTAATTGAAAACTGCTCAAGCGTTTTTGTTGGAGCGGTGAAAGTCGTTTATTTTTGGAGGTTTATTTATAAAAGAGCTACTTTGATCACAAAAAGTGTTGATAGATTGATGCCTATTGGTAGTACGTTTCCATAGATTAGGTCATGCTctcgctttttttttttttttttccgttACTAGATCACATCACCTAAGCAAAATAGAAGGTTAATGCAATTTTTGAACTCTGGCAATTAGATACATTTGGTGTTTGTATATATTTTTCAGGTAAGTAGGTCTTATATTATCTGATTTTGGATTCTATGTGAttacttgaaaaataaaaataaaaataaaatatatattttaaaagttttaggtGATAATATGACActactaaaatattattatgtagTATAGGTATTAAAGCGGATTTATTTGTCtaagtaaaaacaaaataatgGTAATTTAGGCTCTTAGTCGCTGTTTTATGTCTCAACAATTGGTTGTTGAACTGATCtaagttattaatttttaattagattggtctcgtttcaattaaataaaaattttaaaattcataaaaaattaaaattatattaccgattttttaaatttagttccATAGATTTATACTATTTTGTGGGTCAATCAATTCTTTCCCTTGTTTCGGATCAATATACTGTTCGATTCCTCATCCAATTGATTCGGCTCGATTTCAATAACCTTAGTATGACTATCATACTTTTACATCTATTagctttcttttaaaaaatatatattgttaaaCTACAATTCAAAGCTTTTTTTAGTGCAATTTTGACAATGAAATAAGTTGACATCAAATTCATGGGCTTTCGAGAGGATTAAAGAATAagattgaaagaaaatcaaaggagagaattgtaatataaattttattgatgaaTTTTAGTGAGTTTATAAACTACGCTGACTTGATTTCTTCTAACAAATTGGTGATTGTTAACATTTATACTACACTTATGACTCATTTAATATATGTTTGATTCACTTTCACCAACATTCACCCtaccttcttcttttctttcaaatctttattttttgttcctttttccccttctatttctaccattcatcatcatattTTCTTCCTTCATTCTCCTTTCAAGCCATTATGCTACTATCTTTTTCATAGGTGTATACCGACAACATTTTGAAGATATGATATGTGGAAGCTAGGCTGTTAGGCTATTAGCTTTATACCGTTAACTAAGCTCGTTAGAACAAGATGGAAGCTAGATTGATAGTTTATTGTGTATTCTAAACtattgttaatttaattaaaatatcaaaaatttcataacattgttattatacttttgaaaattgaaattatttgatCGTGTTAATTCATGATTTAGTcaacatttttaattattataaactaGAATacttaaactaataaataattaataatattttagtaaataataacaCAATATCTAACAATTCATAACAAAATAGTAAATTATGATAGATAAGACGATAGTTATATGTTTAATCATTAGAATATTAAAATTTGCATAAGTTTTTATACTACAAATTTCACTATTATTTtaggttttaaattatattaattttgtaatttaactcACAAACATTAGATCATTAAATTGCATATTTCTTAGATTGCCTACCATTttagaataaaattattattttaattattttaatgatttaaaattaatagaaatatatatatgtatatatataagaacaaATATTAATGgcaaatttcataattaaaaatattaattatcatAAAGTAAAAAATTATCTTAGTAGCAAACAATTTATTAATTACGattgataatataaaaataaattatatatataactaaataaTCGCTAAGTTTGATTTAATGTTGAATTTAAGTATCAAAGATTAAAAATTTGTTATCACCTtaacattaattgatgagattttaatcaatttttttatgaaaaataagtaaaattaaatttattatgatttcaTGTGTATCACATTATATAAAACTATTCTTATATATGTACACCCATTCTTCTTCAActtaatttctttgtattttaaCTTCTACCcaaaaaaggagagagaaaaatccAACTTAATCATTGCTCTCTCTTAAGATCAGGTGGAGGCAGGAAAGTTTCATCAGACAAGCCACAAATATTGAAATCAACCTCATGAATCCTCCATGTTTCT
This window encodes:
- the LOC107918049 gene encoding protein ESSENTIAL FOR POTEXVIRUS ACCUMULATION 1 isoform X1, with product MAHTSASDSRLLLTVNPSHPISKVSRDVQGSDNAIPLSPQWLLSKPGENKPGIGTMENHSVPYPSHGGRSEVMKPSGNGEGMHDTPKKDVFRPSLLDMETGRRDRWRDEERDTHSSLLKDHWRDGDKELSDTHRVDRLVDNLPSRQFGEARRAPTERWTDSGNRDSNYDQKRESKWSTRWGPDDKNNERSRDKWADSGRDGDMPLDKGLPHLSSHGKDVREGDHYRPWRSTSSQSRGRGEPPHHQALTPSKQVPTFSYGRGRGESHPSTFSAGRGRGSSGGNSGASIPSHHQTLGTISDKGEIDHGEPSPLQYSRKKMLDLYMRTDLRIYQKLIEELLSVPSLTQNEPLEPLALCAPNSDEMLVLKGIDRGDITSSGSPQMPKDGPASRNSTEYTHPRRNKIGSREDIPPAVDDCKEESSDIPNSNYSQLEKHKGYPDTKFKYEDNRVLFKRDEEVPISRESSIQVPNSVNLGTMWRTSSFGERSPPVTHDWKEIPNDARSRTPDMSWSQPQKDMINQRESNVMNSSYARDEANWQSSEDPILTRQPSGILVREPEPRKLTAPEDLILHYKDPQGEIQGPFSGIDIISWFEAGYFGLDLEVRLASAPKDSPFSLLGDVMPHLRAKARPPPGFGVPKQGELSDLSSRPNYSSPGKVHAGASEINMIRNEPRQATEAENRFLESLMSGGMSNPSQGLQGYVPNNPSSIPPSGIENGSDLYLLGRRMTLERQMSLPKPYPYWQGRDGASLVPKPDIISESPTRHAKLLPSLTDNTPQLPPQAADLMSILQGLPDRSAPGVNNSVSGWANFPAHGALDTHQEKIEIHHAQNFPNQVSFGIQQQRLQAPTPPSLTSLLGQTVDKPSGILQPEKFISTSSQDPQLLNMLQQQYLMQQLQPQTPVPTPQMLLLEKMMLLKQQQKLEEQQQLLRQQQLLSQVLQEQSQQHLSEPSFGHSQTTTIPTGNSSVDPAQPQSSPQDILQIGSQIPGNQDEHAYNMNLSQQVSRGTSYAVSSGSPPVLLPQEMLSSINCQKSWGTNAPELVNGMQQSLLVKTNVVESSPSLEVKLSSQEASPVQEPLLTSDSHALTVEQPLERAKKIDEIVPVVHPMNDANRGTLEGHEITSARTSKTDTPINECVQPTGAIDELQVGREKSNDQPSVVREVKNVEAPEVRKASEKKSRKQKSSKSQASDPAKGLSKASSLVQSKPSETVESVVGDSNTAGHKIDGMSQGKKEENKSRNAPMDSDYAKSFSAANVGVVDDETKEPKGEIQPSSSSPMQNPTVQPAVRAWKPAPGFKAKSLLEIQQEEQRKAQTEIAVSEVTSSVNSLSVSTPWTGVVSSLEPGVSRECQRDADISESAIVKPESLNSLSKKNSSLDLLPEEVLAKSRERDADVPGTTTSAHVTTTIVEPTDNDNFIEAKETKKSRKKSAKAKGVGAKVSGIPNIADAVLVSASTVEKGKSSRPAQAEKELLPSIPSGPSLGDFVPWKEEQVNPSPAPAWSADSKKLPKPTSLRDIQKEQKRNSSVQPTNPIMTPHKSQSSQSTPAGVSSWSITSSSPSKTASPLQINSHASQSKYKGDDDLFWGPIDHSKQETKQGDFPLLANAGSRGTKSTPAKGTASGALSRQKSSGRAIDRSLSSSPSSAQSSLKGKSDMLTKHSEAMDFRDWCEGECVRLIGTKDTSFLEFCLKQSRSEAEILLVENLGSFDPNHEFIEKFLNYKELLPADVLEIAFQNRCDRKFMDMGTGNVNSGSTSVDNLDQDVGDGSSKGGGKKKGKKGKKVSPAVLGFNVVSNRIMMGEIQTVED
- the LOC107918049 gene encoding protein ESSENTIAL FOR POTEXVIRUS ACCUMULATION 1 isoform X2 codes for the protein MAHTSASDSRLLLTVNPSHPISKDVQGSDNAIPLSPQWLLSKPGENKPGIGTMENHSVPYPSHGGRSEVMKPSGNGEGMHDTPKKDVFRPSLLDMETGRRDRWRDEERDTHSSLLKDHWRDGDKELSDTHRVDRLVDNLPSRQFGEARRAPTERWTDSGNRDSNYDQKRESKWSTRWGPDDKNNERSRDKWADSGRDGDMPLDKGLPHLSSHGKDVREGDHYRPWRSTSSQSRGRGEPPHHQALTPSKQVPTFSYGRGRGESHPSTFSAGRGRGSSGGNSGASIPSHHQTLGTISDKGEIDHGEPSPLQYSRKKMLDLYMRTDLRIYQKLIEELLSVPSLTQNEPLEPLALCAPNSDEMLVLKGIDRGDITSSGSPQMPKDGPASRNSTEYTHPRRNKIGSREDIPPAVDDCKEESSDIPNSNYSQLEKHKGYPDTKFKYEDNRVLFKRDEEVPISRESSIQVPNSVNLGTMWRTSSFGERSPPVTHDWKEIPNDARSRTPDMSWSQPQKDMINQRESNVMNSSYARDEANWQSSEDPILTRQPSGILVREPEPRKLTAPEDLILHYKDPQGEIQGPFSGIDIISWFEAGYFGLDLEVRLASAPKDSPFSLLGDVMPHLRAKARPPPGFGVPKQGELSDLSSRPNYSSPGKVHAGASEINMIRNEPRQATEAENRFLESLMSGGMSNPSQGLQGYVPNNPSSIPPSGIENGSDLYLLGRRMTLERQMSLPKPYPYWQGRDGASLVPKPDIISESPTRHAKLLPSLTDNTPQLPPQAADLMSILQGLPDRSAPGVNNSVSGWANFPAHGALDTHQEKIEIHHAQNFPNQVSFGIQQQRLQAPTPPSLTSLLGQTVDKPSGILQPEKFISTSSQDPQLLNMLQQQYLMQQLQPQTPVPTPQMLLLEKMMLLKQQQKLEEQQQLLRQQQLLSQVLQEQSQQHLSEPSFGHSQTTTIPTGNSSVDPAQPQSSPQDILQIGSQIPGNQDEHAYNMNLSQQVSRGTSYAVSSGSPPVLLPQEMLSSINCQKSWGTNAPELVNGMQQSLLVKTNVVESSPSLEVKLSSQEASPVQEPLLTSDSHALTVEQPLERAKKIDEIVPVVHPMNDANRGTLEGHEITSARTSKTDTPINECVQPTGAIDELQVGREKSNDQPSVVREVKNVEAPEVRKASEKKSRKQKSSKSQASDPAKGLSKASSLVQSKPSETVESVVGDSNTAGHKIDGMSQGKKEENKSRNAPMDSDYAKSFSAANVGVVDDETKEPKGEIQPSSSSPMQNPTVQPAVRAWKPAPGFKAKSLLEIQQEEQRKAQTEIAVSEVTSSVNSLSVSTPWTGVVSSLEPGVSRECQRDADISESAIVKPESLNSLSKKNSSLDLLPEEVLAKSRERDADVPGTTTSAHVTTTIVEPTDNDNFIEAKETKKSRKKSAKAKGVGAKVSGIPNIADAVLVSASTVEKGKSSRPAQAEKELLPSIPSGPSLGDFVPWKEEQVNPSPAPAWSADSKKLPKPTSLRDIQKEQKRNSSVQPTNPIMTPHKSQSSQSTPAGVSSWSITSSSPSKTASPLQINSHASQSKYKGDDDLFWGPIDHSKQETKQGDFPLLANAGSRGTKSTPAKGTASGALSRQKSSGRAIDRSLSSSPSSAQSSLKGKSDMLTKHSEAMDFRDWCEGECVRLIGTKDTSFLEFCLKQSRSEAEILLVENLGSFDPNHEFIEKFLNYKELLPADVLEIAFQNRCDRKFMDMGTGNVNSGSTSVDNLDQDVGDGSSKGGGKKKGKKGKKVSPAVLGFNVVSNRIMMGEIQTVED